In Alphaproteobacteria bacterium, one DNA window encodes the following:
- a CDS encoding YnbE family lipoprotein produces the protein MSLTGAAALLAVALGACSPTVKIEAPDKPIRIDLNINIQQEVRIKVDRALDDAFAKNPEIFGVTPGGKQ, from the coding sequence ATGTCGCTCACAGGAGCGGCGGCCCTTTTGGCCGTGGCCCTTGGCGCATGTTCGCCCACCGTCAAGATCGAGGCCCCGGACAAGCCGATCCGTATCGACCTGAATATCAACATCCAACAGGAAGTGCGGATCAAGGTTGATCGCGCCTTGGATGACGCCTTTGCCAAGAACCCTGAAATCTTTGGCGTGACGCCCGGAGGAAAACAATGA
- a CDS encoding YdbH domain-containing protein, with amino-acid sequence MPTQRRPIFLRRRFRVGLSVIAAGLVCAVALAAWAIPQGLKSLAEARLWQAGLTLARVESASLTWRGVRLRHIQLTRSADAADSGLSLQSVTIPYAALLQSYDPQIPAILIEGLHARLGPGGLDSLPLPTGEEAGASFAHWPAVELADIRLDAQGWGLRLDGRLAPDELGRLVLSGILSGQGDLRGKQTITRMVITPAGSVESAEMVVAEPWSMASADWIVTRLDIRKASGKPWQGVAETTKPYALLANLEWDDRANAKHSWPVRVAVSAMPKPNGKPGDVPSLGFAGQLDVTATRGPWVSGTLSVAGAGKETSKWHSLGQVELRPGKDGQQAIIELHGARLDLAYSGGDDKAVLTLADLLPGLGTKMDMQGVVVIQTRMAWGGAAGFLSWLRLDIDHADLRVAGHTWRGLQGRLAFNRLDPLVSEGPQNLRVDTVEGTPLHDLATTLRWTPESTIQIDRLEARMGSEGLISARPFALPLSGGEWQTELALEKADLGALLDLLNIEGLGAQGTLSGTLPMRWKGGNLDISGGQLSSEGPGQLRYDPAHPPAFLQGEDSSLTLLREALRAFSYDVAALSFEDAGTQGQRLNLRLEGRNPNMQEGRPVILNVTLNGALWDVLTASSQAANIGHHLETRMQPAPGGKKRQETPDDQEP; translated from the coding sequence GTGCCGACACAACGCCGTCCCATCTTTCTTCGCCGCCGCTTTCGTGTAGGGCTGAGCGTCATCGCGGCTGGATTGGTCTGTGCCGTCGCTTTGGCGGCCTGGGCCATACCGCAAGGATTGAAATCGCTGGCCGAGGCGCGTTTGTGGCAGGCCGGATTAACGCTGGCGCGCGTGGAGTCGGCCAGCCTCACATGGCGCGGGGTGCGTTTGCGCCATATTCAGTTGACGCGCTCGGCCGATGCCGCCGATAGCGGCCTGTCTTTGCAATCGGTCACTATCCCTTATGCCGCTTTGTTGCAAAGCTATGATCCCCAAATTCCGGCGATCTTGATTGAAGGACTGCATGCGCGGTTGGGGCCAGGCGGTCTGGACAGCCTGCCCCTGCCCACGGGCGAAGAAGCCGGCGCGTCATTCGCTCACTGGCCCGCCGTTGAATTGGCGGATATCCGGTTGGATGCCCAAGGCTGGGGCTTGCGTCTGGATGGCCGGCTGGCCCCCGATGAGCTGGGACGGTTGGTCCTGTCCGGCATATTGAGCGGACAAGGGGATTTGCGCGGCAAGCAAACGATCACGCGCATGGTCATCACCCCGGCCGGATCGGTGGAGTCAGCCGAGATGGTCGTGGCCGAACCTTGGTCCATGGCTTCCGCCGATTGGATCGTCACGCGCCTTGATATCCGCAAAGCCTCGGGCAAACCCTGGCAAGGCGTGGCCGAGACCACAAAGCCCTACGCCCTATTGGCCAATCTGGAATGGGATGATCGCGCAAACGCCAAGCATTCCTGGCCGGTGCGCGTGGCGGTTTCCGCCATGCCCAAACCCAACGGAAAGCCGGGCGATGTGCCGTCGCTGGGCTTTGCCGGACAGCTTGACGTGACCGCCACACGCGGCCCATGGGTCAGCGGAACGCTTTCGGTCGCGGGTGCTGGCAAAGAGACCTCCAAATGGCACAGCCTGGGACAAGTGGAACTGCGCCCAGGCAAGGACGGACAGCAAGCCATCATAGAACTGCATGGCGCGCGTCTGGATCTGGCCTATTCCGGCGGCGACGATAAGGCCGTTTTGACCTTGGCCGATCTACTGCCCGGATTGGGCACAAAAATGGACATGCAAGGCGTGGTGGTCATCCAAACCCGCATGGCCTGGGGGGGTGCTGCGGGTTTCTTGTCTTGGCTGCGCCTGGATATCGATCATGCCGATTTGCGCGTGGCGGGGCATACATGGCGCGGCTTGCAAGGTCGCCTGGCCTTCAATCGCCTGGATCCCTTGGTCAGCGAGGGGCCTCAGAATCTGCGTGTCGATACCGTGGAAGGCACCCCCTTGCATGATCTGGCCACCACCTTGCGTTGGACGCCCGAATCCACCATTCAAATCGACCGCTTGGAAGCGCGCATGGGCAGCGAAGGCCTGATTTCGGCACGACCTTTCGCCCTTCCCCTCTCGGGCGGCGAATGGCAGACGGAACTTGCCTTAGAAAAGGCCGATCTTGGTGCTTTATTGGATTTGCTGAATATCGAAGGCTTGGGAGCGCAAGGAACGCTCAGCGGAACCTTGCCCATGCGATGGAAGGGGGGGAACTTGGATATTTCCGGCGGTCAATTGTCCAGCGAAGGGCCGGGGCAACTGCGCTATGATCCCGCCCATCCCCCCGCTTTCTTGCAAGGCGAGGACTCCAGCCTGACCTTGTTGCGCGAAGCCTTACGCGCCTTCAGCTATGACGTGGCGGCACTCAGCTTTGAGGATGCCGGCACGCAAGGGCAACGCCTGAACCTGCGTCTTGAGGGACGCAATCCCAACATGCAAGAAGGGCGGCCCGTGATCTTGAACGTGACCTTGAACGGCGCGTTATGGGATGTTTTGACCGCGTCTTCCCAGGCGGCTAATATCGGACATCATCTCGAGACCCGGATGCAGCCTGCACCCGGCGGAAAAAAGCGTCAGGAGACCCCCGATGATCAGGAGCCATAG
- a CDS encoding septal ring lytic transglycosylase RlpA family protein, with amino-acid sequence MSVSSITPGNPGLAAMNRLRGGLVRHARAVLTASLLLTLTACDTPGGVGGSGGAGRGAWRVGEPYQINGMWYTPREDYTYDQTGVASWYGPGFNGRMTANGEIYDENEITAAHPTLPMPSLVRVTNLGNSRSVVVRINDRGPFKEGRMIDLSRRGAQLLGFEQSGTARVRVQIMAQESRAIADAARKAGSAQPDGPMVAAAPRTAVQSQVLAPPPPSAGAMVARSVPAAVVAPPSVPVVSDIPSVSADDLDLPEAPLAASPARVLKLPSKPRSMTTAAQPAPKASASKDGYFIQAGSFSDSGNANRFGQRLGHMGAVDVARTQVGGRTFYRVRLGPFSSMNQAQSLLPRVKAAGGDGARIVTD; translated from the coding sequence ATGTCCGTATCGTCCATAACCCCTGGAAATCCTGGTCTTGCGGCCATGAATCGCCTACGCGGCGGCTTGGTTCGGCACGCTCGAGCCGTCTTGACGGCCAGCTTGCTGTTAACCTTGACGGCTTGCGACACGCCAGGGGGGGTAGGCGGCAGTGGCGGAGCCGGACGCGGCGCATGGCGCGTGGGTGAGCCGTATCAGATCAACGGCATGTGGTACACGCCGCGCGAAGATTACACCTATGACCAGACGGGCGTCGCCTCGTGGTACGGCCCGGGCTTTAACGGGCGCATGACCGCCAATGGCGAAATCTATGACGAAAACGAGATCACGGCGGCGCATCCCACTTTGCCCATGCCCAGCCTGGTGCGGGTGACCAATCTGGGCAATAGCCGTTCGGTCGTGGTGCGCATTAACGATCGAGGCCCATTCAAAGAAGGCCGCATGATCGACTTATCCCGCCGTGGCGCGCAATTGCTGGGCTTTGAACAAAGCGGCACGGCGCGGGTGCGGGTGCAGATCATGGCCCAGGAAAGCCGCGCCATTGCCGATGCCGCCCGCAAAGCAGGGAGCGCCCAGCCCGATGGTCCTATGGTGGCTGCCGCGCCGCGCACAGCGGTGCAGAGCCAGGTACTTGCTCCTCCCCCGCCAAGCGCCGGGGCGATGGTCGCGCGTTCGGTTCCTGCCGCCGTGGTGGCACCGCCCTCCGTGCCGGTGGTCAGCGACATTCCATCGGTTTCCGCCGATGACCTTGATTTGCCCGAGGCTCCGCTTGCTGCATCACCCGCCCGCGTTTTAAAGCTGCCCAGCAAACCGCGCTCCATGACGACCGCCGCCCAGCCCGCGCCCAAGGCAAGCGCAAGCAAAGACGGTTATTTCATTCAAGCCGGATCGTTCAGCGATTCTGGCAACGCCAACCGCTTTGGTCAACGTCTGGGCCATATGGGCGCTGTGGATGTGGCGCGTACCCAAGTCGGGGGACGCACTTTTTACCGCGTCCGGCTGGGGCCCTTTTCGTCCATGAACCAAGCGCAAAGCCTGTTGCCGCGCGTGAAGGCGGCAGGCGGGGACGGGGCCAGAATCGTCACCGATTGA
- a CDS encoding FAD-dependent monooxygenase, which translates to MKKTSLTKRYDALVLGGGPAGQVLACALAQSGAHVAVLDRQDPAIPLQAWQDGRALALAYGGWRFLEQIGVARHMRAQVGMINDIRVADGASAAHLDFLRQDGPGTPLGVMARMVDLRRALAHRMREASGNCDVLAPVEIHALERGAAGVTIRLNDGRTVQAPLLVGADGRDSFCRREAGIGVTDRPYHEYGVVAELEHSLDHQGIAVEHFLPGGPFATLPLPGRHCGIVWTLPKTRGEALAQADDESFQRLMQQRAGDWLGQVRVVPGSRFAYPLTLRLAHHLTAPRLALMGDAAHVVHPLAGQGFNLGLRDAQCLAGLVTEYLRLGLDPGAPDLLTSYARRRWPDIAALAVATHGLDRLFAPSAAPVMALRRMGLTMVHHLPIIKRVLIRKAMGLATA; encoded by the coding sequence ATGAAGAAAACATCTCTTACAAAACGTTATGACGCTCTGGTCCTAGGCGGCGGCCCCGCCGGTCAGGTGCTGGCTTGCGCTTTGGCACAATCGGGGGCGCATGTGGCGGTGCTGGATCGACAGGACCCGGCCATACCGCTGCAGGCTTGGCAAGATGGCCGCGCCTTGGCCCTGGCCTATGGCGGGTGGCGTTTTCTGGAGCAAATCGGCGTGGCGCGGCATATGCGCGCGCAAGTGGGGATGATCAACGATATTCGGGTCGCGGATGGCGCGTCGGCGGCGCATTTGGATTTTCTGCGACAGGATGGCCCCGGCACGCCGCTTGGCGTCATGGCCCGCATGGTCGATCTGCGCCGCGCCTTGGCGCATCGTATGCGCGAGGCATCGGGGAATTGCGATGTCCTGGCCCCTGTCGAAATCCACGCGCTTGAACGCGGCGCAGCGGGCGTAACGATCCGCCTGAACGACGGTCGAACGGTGCAAGCGCCTTTGCTGGTGGGCGCGGATGGACGCGACTCCTTTTGCCGCCGCGAGGCCGGGATCGGGGTCACGGATCGCCCCTATCATGAATATGGCGTGGTGGCCGAACTGGAACACAGCCTGGATCATCAGGGGATCGCGGTCGAACATTTCCTGCCCGGCGGCCCCTTTGCCACCCTTCCCTTGCCAGGACGGCATTGCGGGATCGTCTGGACATTGCCCAAAACGCGCGGCGAGGCGCTCGCCCAGGCCGATGACGAATCTTTCCAACGCCTGATGCAGCAGCGGGCGGGCGATTGGCTGGGCCAGGTGCGCGTGGTGCCGGGCAGCCGCTTTGCCTATCCCTTGACCTTGCGCTTGGCGCACCACCTGACCGCGCCGCGCCTGGCTTTGATGGGCGATGCCGCGCATGTGGTGCATCCGCTGGCCGGGCAAGGCTTTAATCTGGGCCTACGCGACGCGCAATGCTTGGCTGGGCTTGTGACCGAATATCTGCGCTTGGGCCTGGACCCCGGCGCGCCCGATCTGTTGACGAGCTATGCGCGCCGCCGCTGGCCGGATATCGCCGCCTTGGCGGTGGCCACGCACGGCCTTGACCGCCTCTTCGCCCCCAGCGCCGCCCCTGTCATGGCCCTGCGCCGCATGGGTTTGACGATGGTCCATCATCTGCCGATCATCAAACGAGTCTTAATCCGAAAGGCCATGGGGTTGGCAACGGCCTAA
- a CDS encoding diguanylate cyclase — translation MSDESMPAPPEGLILNEEQLRAWQAVQADLAAVKARLARLERTRPGDVDLLRTRPEFTREVARMLAYDERYGCVSSVVYFDVMGLAEKEDSLRDSLAQWIGETLLTHVRGCDIVARLAPDEFGVFLVRCGHEDADKKARMLTESLAPHLRSFGLQDIGFETYSFGEPAGETAQVASRMAEQAMQIVAPQTTR, via the coding sequence ATGAGCGATGAATCGATGCCTGCGCCCCCAGAGGGTTTGATCCTAAACGAGGAGCAACTACGCGCCTGGCAGGCGGTGCAAGCCGATCTGGCCGCCGTCAAGGCGCGGCTGGCACGGTTAGAGCGCACACGGCCTGGTGATGTGGATTTACTGCGCACACGGCCCGAATTCACGCGCGAAGTGGCGCGGATGCTGGCCTATGACGAACGTTATGGGTGTGTCTCGAGCGTCGTGTATTTCGACGTGATGGGCCTGGCCGAAAAAGAAGACTCCCTACGCGACTCGTTGGCGCAATGGATTGGCGAGACTTTACTGACCCATGTGCGCGGTTGCGACATCGTGGCGCGTCTGGCCCCTGACGAGTTTGGGGTGTTCCTGGTGCGATGCGGCCACGAAGATGCGGACAAAAAGGCACGGATGCTAACTGAATCGTTGGCACCGCATCTGCGGTCTTTCGGTCTTCAGGATATTGGATTTGAAACCTACAGCTTCGGAGAGCCAGCCGGGGAGACAGCCCAAGTGGCATCCCGCATGGCCGAACAAGCCATGCAAATCGTAGCGCCGCAAACTACGCGATGA
- a CDS encoding DUF465 domain-containing protein: protein MATLEEVNGVQGHLQRLKTEHRDLDDVIVALSATAWHDEVRMQRLKRRKLQVRDAIREIESDILPDIIA, encoded by the coding sequence ATGGCGACGTTGGAAGAAGTGAACGGCGTGCAAGGTCACTTGCAGCGTTTAAAGACCGAGCACCGCGACCTGGACGATGTCATCGTGGCGCTATCGGCGACGGCGTGGCATGACGAGGTACGGATGCAGCGCCTGAAGCGGCGCAAGCTTCAGGTACGCGATGCCATCCGCGAGATCGAAAGCGATATTCTTCCAGACATCATCGCGTAG
- a CDS encoding TlpA family protein disulfide reductase has protein sequence MKSLLLLSTFQARPRRGRAAFLLPVLMSLAAWPALAGPFPLPMPDWQTEESATSFSLSCQQDSGQFLTLPAPTVPPTALMINYWASWCLPCLYELPELARLQERLATSGVSVRVMAVSSDTEPAKMSAALAAVGRHPESCRLTRPDQAPSPLPQTLLIAPDGRILARQTGSAQWDSPQAMAEILQHLNSKR, from the coding sequence ATGAAGAGTCTCTTACTATTGTCAACCTTTCAGGCAAGACCAAGGCGTGGGCGCGCCGCCTTTTTGCTGCCGGTGCTGATGAGCCTGGCCGCCTGGCCCGCCCTGGCTGGTCCCTTCCCCTTACCGATGCCGGACTGGCAAACCGAGGAATCCGCAACATCTTTTTCCCTGTCTTGCCAACAGGACTCCGGGCAATTCCTGACTCTTCCGGCCCCGACCGTCCCACCCACCGCTCTTATGATCAATTACTGGGCCAGTTGGTGCCTGCCTTGCCTGTATGAATTGCCCGAACTGGCGCGGCTTCAAGAGCGATTGGCCACAAGCGGCGTTTCGGTGCGCGTGATGGCCGTTTCGTCGGACACAGAGCCAGCAAAAATGAGCGCGGCCCTGGCCGCCGTCGGACGACACCCCGAATCCTGTCGCCTAACCCGGCCTGACCAAGCGCCCTCGCCTTTGCCGCAAACCCTGTTGATCGCCCCCGATGGCCGCATCCTGGCGCGCCAAACCGGCAGCGCCCAATGGGACAGCCCACAGGCCATGGCTGAGATTTTACAGCACCTAAACTCAAAGCGTTGA
- a CDS encoding DUF4175 family protein: MMPTPRPRSSDLAPTRSIRARRWLMVARVVVGIESLAPRLVRLGALWVLVVTAGWLGLGATLSPWSLGMAQFLILALSGAILLRDLEGWRWPGPRQALRRLQRDSALSHRPLETLHDRPASSAPGLDVVWERHQNIARERIGTLHLRGPHLGRILRQADPRGLRHGLALVLLVAAMAAWGQWPQRLRDMVIPRELGVASAQLQAQLVPPGYSGLSPIVLRPDQRGVLVAPADSTLDVSVLADHGARPSLDMPGGGFLPMPGAPDQGYRLRLPVLESGTAQLNQGARVLGQWSLQIMAKTPPVISWITPPQITPSLSMQIEAKVSDRWGLAQIQAVVSDVEGDVNRPAVTLDLPRPPTLHGGDQSIGAFHDLTGTTLAGRKVRVVLRATNTAGLVGESLPAEITLPERVFNHPLAQALASLRARLLTKGESERAMAANALVGLSTQPERYGRDKAIGLALRAAGMRLWLNRTPRALVQAAGILWPVAVRLEEGASGQSRQRLGAAQEALQRALDNPQDIQAMQRAFEELEQALGEHLRVMAAEWAARGALPADTLPPAAAVITPQQLSSMLTDAWLRARSGDHDGAMRRLQELRQMLDQLSLGEPSSDASASRPLPRWVPELGKLVQDQDDLNRRTDSALRAAHSGADMKNHDRIARGELAREQESLRGRLGDVLAQVMRDVGKDSSVPDSLGQAERAMKAAGDLLTDQDAAGAQAAQGVAVQALREGLDHLRTQASATENGGQQRDPNQMGGGRDPLGRLRHGLGAGSDGAGRIPDSSAVHRLRPWIEELRRRASDPARAPEERDYLNRLLSPF, translated from the coding sequence ATGATGCCCACACCTCGCCCACGCTCTTCCGATTTGGCCCCTACGCGCTCCATCCGCGCGCGGCGTTGGTTGATGGTGGCGCGGGTCGTGGTGGGGATCGAATCCCTTGCGCCGCGATTGGTAAGGCTGGGGGCGCTGTGGGTCCTTGTGGTCACGGCGGGGTGGTTGGGCCTTGGCGCGACCTTGTCTCCTTGGTCCTTGGGGATGGCGCAATTCCTGATTCTGGCGCTATCGGGCGCGATCCTGCTGCGTGATTTGGAAGGCTGGCGCTGGCCTGGGCCGCGCCAGGCCTTGCGTCGTCTGCAACGCGACAGCGCGTTGTCGCATCGTCCGCTTGAAACTTTGCATGATCGTCCGGCATCATCCGCGCCGGGTTTGGACGTGGTGTGGGAGCGGCATCAAAACATCGCGCGCGAGCGTATCGGTACGCTGCATCTGCGCGGACCGCATCTGGGCCGAATTTTACGTCAGGCTGATCCGCGCGGCCTGCGCCATGGCTTGGCCTTGGTATTGTTGGTGGCGGCCATGGCCGCATGGGGGCAATGGCCGCAGCGTTTGCGCGATATGGTGATTCCGCGCGAATTGGGGGTTGCCTCGGCCCAGCTTCAGGCTCAATTGGTGCCGCCCGGTTACAGCGGCCTATCGCCCATCGTCCTAAGGCCGGACCAACGCGGCGTGCTGGTCGCCCCTGCGGATTCCACCTTGGATGTCAGCGTGCTGGCTGATCATGGCGCGCGACCCAGTCTGGACATGCCCGGTGGCGGTTTTCTGCCCATGCCTGGCGCGCCCGATCAGGGCTATCGTTTGCGGTTGCCGGTCTTGGAATCGGGGACGGCGCAATTGAATCAAGGCGCACGTGTTCTGGGACAATGGTCCTTGCAGATCATGGCCAAGACCCCGCCCGTGATTTCTTGGATCACGCCGCCTCAGATCACCCCCAGCTTGAGCATGCAGATCGAAGCCAAGGTCTCGGATCGCTGGGGACTGGCGCAGATTCAAGCCGTGGTGTCGGATGTGGAGGGCGATGTGAATCGACCTGCCGTGACCTTGGATTTGCCCCGGCCCCCGACCCTCCATGGCGGCGATCAAAGCATTGGCGCGTTTCACGATCTAACAGGCACCACGCTGGCCGGACGCAAGGTGCGTGTTGTCTTGCGTGCCACCAACACAGCGGGGCTGGTGGGCGAAAGCCTGCCCGCCGAAATTACCTTGCCCGAGCGCGTCTTCAACCATCCTTTGGCTCAGGCCTTGGCCAGCTTGCGCGCGCGCCTGTTGACCAAGGGGGAATCCGAACGCGCCATGGCGGCCAATGCCTTGGTGGGATTGTCCACACAGCCCGAACGCTATGGACGCGACAAGGCCATCGGCTTGGCACTGCGCGCGGCGGGCATGCGGTTATGGCTGAATCGCACGCCTCGGGCCTTGGTCCAGGCAGCGGGGATCTTGTGGCCGGTGGCGGTACGCTTGGAGGAAGGCGCGTCTGGTCAAAGCCGCCAGCGTTTGGGCGCGGCGCAAGAGGCTTTGCAACGCGCCTTGGACAACCCGCAAGATATTCAGGCGATGCAACGCGCCTTTGAAGAACTGGAACAGGCTCTTGGCGAACATCTTCGCGTCATGGCCGCCGAATGGGCGGCGCGTGGGGCTTTGCCTGCCGACACCCTTCCTCCCGCCGCCGCCGTTATCACGCCTCAACAGTTGTCTTCCATGCTGACCGATGCGTGGCTGCGCGCGCGCTCAGGCGATCATGACGGAGCGATGCGGCGTTTGCAGGAATTGCGGCAGATGCTGGATCAATTAAGCTTGGGCGAGCCCTCGTCTGATGCATCCGCATCCCGTCCTTTGCCGCGCTGGGTGCCCGAGCTGGGTAAACTGGTCCAAGACCAGGACGATCTGAATCGTCGCACGGATTCCGCCTTACGCGCGGCGCATTCAGGTGCGGATATGAAAAATCATGACCGCATTGCGCGCGGCGAATTGGCGCGGGAACAAGAGTCCCTACGCGGTCGCCTTGGAGATGTGTTGGCCCAAGTGATGCGCGATGTCGGCAAGGATTCAAGCGTGCCGGATTCCCTGGGGCAGGCCGAACGCGCTATGAAGGCTGCGGGCGATCTGTTGACCGATCAGGACGCGGCCGGGGCGCAAGCGGCCCAGGGCGTCGCGGTCCAGGCTCTGCGCGAGGGACTTGACCACCTGCGCACCCAGGCTTCGGCGACGGAAAATGGCGGTCAGCAACGCGATCCCAATCAAATGGGCGGTGGACGCGATCCTTTGGGCCGTTTGCGCCATGGGCTGGGCGCTGGGTCCGATGGAGCGGGACGCATTCCCGATAGCTCGGCGGTGCATCGTTTGCGCCCCTGGATCGAAGAACTGCGCCGCCGCGCCAGCGATCCTGCGCGCGCGCCTGAAGAACGCGACTATCTGAACCGTCTGCTCAGCCCGTTTTGA
- a CDS encoding ATP-dependent Clp protease ATP-binding subunit, with the protein MANYVVSDDLLEDLIFRFTRDITAMVRKGKFDPIIGREEEINHLELILLQRLRKNAMLIGPAGVGKSALFVGLAHKIVSDNVPRLLKDARVLELDLTSMAAGAKERSEFEGRLIPFIRGIAERNDAHEMPPIIICIDEFHTIMPTCKASSAAGIVDIMKSYLTMGNLYVVGTTTRNEYQDYVTPDQAVVRRFQLIELEQPNQQETLVILQGIRDNFIKHYNIAIPDDVCRKIVWLTAHFMRHRTFPDKAILTLDAACARAIQAGIKDGDTLPSRMVVEAVAAEINLNPDAVEEKAAEILPLGSN; encoded by the coding sequence ATGGCGAATTATGTGGTCTCTGACGATCTTCTGGAAGACTTGATCTTCCGCTTTACCCGCGACATCACCGCCATGGTGCGCAAAGGTAAGTTCGACCCCATTATCGGGCGCGAGGAAGAGATCAATCATCTTGAGCTGATCCTGCTACAGCGTCTGCGCAAGAATGCCATGCTGATCGGCCCGGCAGGCGTGGGTAAGTCGGCTTTATTCGTGGGTTTGGCGCACAAGATCGTAAGCGATAATGTCCCGCGCCTTCTTAAGGACGCCCGCGTGCTGGAACTGGACCTGACCAGCATGGCCGCCGGAGCCAAAGAGCGTTCTGAATTCGAAGGCCGCCTGATTCCCTTCATCCGTGGCATCGCCGAGCGCAACGATGCGCACGAAATGCCGCCCATCATCATCTGTATCGATGAATTCCACACCATCATGCCCACCTGCAAGGCCAGCAGCGCGGCGGGAATCGTGGACATCATGAAATCCTATTTAACCATGGGAAATCTGTATGTCGTGGGCACCACGACCCGCAACGAGTATCAAGACTATGTGACTCCCGATCAGGCTGTTGTCCGTCGCTTTCAGTTGATCGAGTTGGAGCAACCCAATCAGCAGGAAACTTTGGTCATCTTGCAAGGCATCCGCGACAATTTTATCAAGCATTACAACATCGCCATTCCCGATGATGTGTGCCGCAAGATCGTTTGGCTGACCGCGCATTTCATGCGCCATCGGACCTTTCCGGACAAGGCCATCCTGACCCTAGACGCCGCCTGCGCGCGCGCCATCCAGGCCGGCATCAAGGATGGCGATACCCTGCCCTCCCGCATGGTGGTCGAGGCCGTGGCGGCAGAAATTAACTTGAACCCCGACGCCGTCGAGGAAAAAGCCGCTGAAATCTTGCCCTTGGGATCCAATTGA
- the ftsE gene encoding cell division ATP-binding protein FtsE produces the protein MIRFENVSLRYGLPPDVLRDVSFEIEPGSFHFLTGPSGAGKSTLLRLMYLGLRPTRGRIVLLGQDITKIKRAELPSLRRRIGIVFQDCRLLDHLSVLDNVALPLRLAGGTEAEVRSHVSELLRWVGLGAHIGSHPRELSGGQQQQAAIARAVVARPSLLLADEPTGNVDDESAMKLMHLLTEINKLGTTIIVATHNRSLIRRMAKPCFRLEAGRLGLLDDAEKAAS, from the coding sequence ATGATTCGCTTTGAAAATGTCAGTTTGCGCTATGGCTTGCCGCCCGATGTGCTGCGCGATGTCAGTTTTGAGATCGAGCCAGGCTCGTTCCATTTCCTGACGGGACCCAGCGGCGCGGGTAAGTCCACCTTGTTGAGGCTGATGTATTTGGGATTGCGCCCAACGCGCGGACGGATCGTTCTGCTTGGCCAGGATATCACTAAAATCAAACGGGCCGAGCTTCCTTCCTTGCGTCGGCGTATCGGTATCGTGTTCCAAGATTGCCGCTTGTTGGACCATCTGAGCGTTCTGGACAATGTGGCCCTGCCCTTGCGTTTGGCGGGCGGCACCGAGGCCGAGGTGCGCAGTCATGTCAGCGAATTGTTGCGCTGGGTGGGGCTGGGGGCGCATATCGGTTCGCATCCGCGCGAGTTGTCGGGCGGGCAACAGCAACAAGCCGCCATCGCCCGCGCCGTGGTGGCGCGTCCCAGCCTGTTATTGGCCGACGAGCCGACGGGCAATGTCGATGACGAAAGCGCCATGAAGCTGATGCATCTGCTGACAGAGATCAACAAATTGGGCACCACGATCATTGTGGCCACCCACAACCGCAGCCTGATCCGCCGCATGGCCAAGCCGTGCTTCCGTCTGGAAGCCGGGCGTTTAGGCCTGTTGGATGACGCTGAAAAGGCCGCTTCATGA